A stretch of Arthrobacter sunyaminii DNA encodes these proteins:
- the cydD gene encoding thiol reductant ABC exporter subunit CydD: protein MKPVLPVSAASRRALYLLGLLAAIKAAGLVLLATGVAAGVAGLAAGGPDWRWVFANGIAGAVLRSLAVWGTETVSQRAAAGVKEELRASLTKRALDDGGNVPGMGSGALSVLITRGLDGLDNYYAKYLPALVTCAVVPLLVGLRILSADWLSAVVVVLTVPLVPVFMILIGLHTGDKTAAAVDALNRLSDNMLELAKGLPVLVGLGRAKAQTRALRDVAENYRIRTLETLRIAFLSALALELIATISVALVAVVIGVRLVNGSMSLELGLLALILAPECYQPLRDLGTAHHASEDGLEALKRTNAVLDAPAAAPLVPVAATGAGAGTSSGPQTLSGPPLSVVGLTIRYAGRPRPAVSGLSFEVPAGSIAALTGSSGSGKTSVLETLAGLRRNGGDTSLEGSVTGVDRAGIAWIPQHPVLVEDTAAEEIALYSGLGPGEEGRQAAASALAAIGALHLLETRTADLSPGEQRRVAVARALARVACQPQVRVLLADEPTAHLDAASAAAVIGALKNLRGTVTVLLVAHDRAAAAIADTLIPVDIGLPGETGFAAAHLPAASPQAAAPALPAGTAPGFPADGGAGPGAEHTDVRWQDELAETESHPVHQPLWKNLLVLRPWSPQFLLALLLGTGATLFAVSLTSLSGWLIVRANEQPPIMLLLTAIVGVRFFGIGRAVLRYLERLRLHDAVFRATNAIRIRLWNGLLQRPEGWRRLARGGGALERLVGDVDELRDIAPRVVFAPLTGFFTAVAACIATGLLLPEALGVQILVCVVGLVIAPLVAVGADAAARAATVRLQSRSMAAMARLLDAASDLEANSSAAPVFARQRELDARASAAVRRSAWAQGLANALTALACSLGALYVLTVAGNIPATVAAVVVLMQLALIEAFVAVNGSIQQFFAWRTLGDKVLPDLGTDTVEPDPDSADGAPVPAVDTVELRGISYTYPGEETPVFEDLDLDLRRGSWLAVTGPSGSGKSTLLGVLLGFLTPQEGSFLINGRAAATLPPAARRMAWCPQEAHLFDSTLRGNLLLARDRRLAPTEAEMVAALHAVGLGPFLAGLPEGLDTRVGGGGHFLSGGQRQRLAVARALLTEADVVLLDEPTAHLDAEAGEQLMADLAAGLRGKSVVVVTHNPADAAWCQRRIVLGQPVCAASHS from the coding sequence GTGAAACCGGTGCTTCCGGTCAGTGCCGCCAGCCGGCGGGCACTGTACCTGCTCGGCCTGCTGGCCGCCATTAAGGCGGCGGGCCTGGTGCTCCTCGCCACGGGTGTGGCTGCCGGAGTGGCCGGGCTTGCCGCCGGCGGTCCCGACTGGCGCTGGGTGTTCGCCAACGGCATCGCCGGAGCGGTGCTGCGCTCACTGGCGGTATGGGGCACCGAGACGGTATCCCAGCGCGCTGCGGCAGGAGTTAAAGAAGAGCTGCGTGCGTCCCTGACCAAGCGCGCGCTCGACGACGGCGGCAACGTTCCCGGCATGGGGTCCGGCGCGCTGAGCGTGCTGATCACCCGGGGACTGGACGGACTGGACAACTACTACGCCAAGTACCTGCCCGCCCTGGTGACCTGCGCCGTCGTACCCCTGCTGGTGGGCCTGCGCATCCTCTCCGCGGACTGGCTCAGCGCGGTGGTGGTGGTCCTGACCGTACCGCTGGTTCCGGTGTTCATGATCCTGATCGGCCTGCACACCGGAGACAAGACCGCCGCCGCAGTGGATGCGCTCAACCGGCTCTCGGACAACATGCTGGAGCTGGCCAAGGGACTGCCCGTGCTCGTCGGCCTGGGGCGCGCGAAGGCCCAGACCAGGGCATTGCGCGATGTAGCCGAGAACTACCGCATCCGCACACTGGAAACCCTTCGAATCGCGTTCCTGTCCGCGCTGGCACTGGAACTGATTGCCACCATCTCGGTGGCACTGGTGGCCGTAGTGATCGGCGTACGCCTGGTCAACGGTTCCATGTCCCTGGAACTGGGCCTGCTCGCCCTGATCCTGGCTCCGGAGTGTTATCAGCCGCTGCGTGACCTGGGCACGGCCCACCACGCCAGCGAAGACGGGCTGGAGGCACTCAAGCGCACCAACGCCGTGCTCGATGCCCCGGCCGCCGCTCCGCTCGTGCCGGTGGCTGCTACCGGCGCGGGTGCCGGCACGTCCTCCGGTCCGCAAACATTGTCCGGACCTCCGCTGTCTGTCGTTGGGCTGACCATCCGGTATGCCGGCCGGCCCCGGCCGGCGGTGTCCGGCCTCAGCTTCGAGGTGCCCGCCGGCAGCATCGCAGCCCTCACCGGATCCAGCGGAAGCGGCAAGACATCCGTCCTGGAAACCCTCGCCGGACTGCGCCGCAACGGCGGCGACACCTCGCTGGAAGGTTCCGTAACCGGCGTCGACCGCGCCGGCATTGCCTGGATCCCGCAGCATCCGGTGCTGGTGGAAGACACCGCCGCGGAAGAGATCGCCCTCTACTCCGGCCTCGGACCGGGGGAGGAAGGGCGGCAGGCTGCGGCAAGCGCGCTCGCCGCTATCGGCGCACTGCACCTGCTGGAAACCCGCACCGCGGACCTGAGCCCCGGCGAGCAGCGCCGCGTGGCCGTTGCCCGCGCACTGGCCCGCGTTGCCTGCCAGCCGCAGGTGCGCGTGCTGCTGGCGGATGAACCCACGGCTCATCTGGACGCGGCCAGCGCCGCCGCGGTCATCGGTGCCCTGAAGAACCTGCGCGGAACCGTCACTGTCCTGCTGGTAGCCCACGACCGGGCAGCCGCGGCCATTGCCGACACACTGATTCCCGTGGATATCGGGTTGCCCGGTGAAACCGGCTTTGCCGCCGCACATCTGCCGGCTGCATCCCCGCAGGCAGCCGCCCCGGCCCTGCCGGCCGGCACAGCCCCGGGTTTCCCCGCTGACGGCGGTGCTGGGCCCGGCGCAGAACACACCGATGTGCGCTGGCAGGACGAGCTTGCGGAGACCGAATCCCATCCCGTGCATCAGCCGCTGTGGAAGAACCTGCTGGTGCTGCGGCCCTGGAGCCCCCAGTTCCTGCTGGCCCTGCTCCTGGGTACCGGGGCGACCCTCTTCGCGGTGTCCCTCACGTCGCTGTCCGGCTGGCTGATTGTCCGGGCCAACGAACAGCCGCCGATCATGCTGCTGCTCACCGCCATTGTTGGGGTGCGGTTCTTCGGCATCGGCCGCGCCGTGCTGCGCTACCTCGAGCGGCTGCGCCTGCACGACGCCGTCTTTCGCGCCACCAACGCCATCCGCATCCGTCTGTGGAACGGACTGCTGCAGCGGCCTGAGGGATGGCGGCGGCTGGCCCGCGGCGGAGGAGCGCTGGAACGGCTGGTGGGGGATGTCGATGAGCTGCGGGACATCGCACCGCGCGTTGTCTTTGCACCGCTGACCGGCTTCTTCACCGCCGTCGCCGCGTGTATCGCCACAGGTCTGCTGTTGCCCGAAGCGCTGGGCGTGCAGATCCTGGTGTGCGTGGTGGGCCTGGTGATTGCACCGCTTGTGGCCGTGGGTGCCGACGCCGCAGCCCGCGCCGCAACCGTGCGGCTGCAGTCGCGGTCCATGGCGGCCATGGCGCGGTTGCTTGACGCAGCATCGGATCTGGAAGCCAACAGCAGCGCCGCACCGGTGTTTGCCCGCCAGCGCGAACTCGATGCACGGGCCTCGGCCGCAGTGCGCCGCAGCGCATGGGCGCAGGGCCTGGCCAATGCGCTCACCGCCCTGGCCTGCTCGCTGGGGGCCCTCTACGTGCTGACCGTGGCCGGGAACATCCCGGCGACGGTGGCCGCCGTCGTCGTGCTGATGCAGCTGGCGCTGATCGAAGCCTTCGTGGCCGTCAACGGCTCCATTCAGCAGTTCTTCGCCTGGCGGACCCTGGGCGACAAGGTGCTGCCGGACCTGGGAACCGACACCGTGGAGCCGGACCCGGATTCCGCGGACGGAGCGCCGGTCCCCGCTGTGGACACCGTTGAGCTGCGCGGCATCAGCTACACCTATCCAGGTGAAGAGACCCCGGTGTTCGAGGACCTGGACCTGGACCTGCGCCGGGGCAGCTGGCTGGCCGTGACCGGTCCCTCCGGCAGCGGGAAGTCAACCCTGCTCGGTGTCCTGCTGGGCTTCCTCACCCCGCAGGAGGGATCTTTCCTCATCAACGGCCGGGCCGCTGCGACATTGCCGCCGGCTGCACGGCGGATGGCCTGGTGCCCGCAGGAAGCCCACTTGTTCGATTCCACCCTGCGCGGCAACCTGCTGCTGGCCCGCGACCGGCGGCTCGCACCCACGGAGGCGGAGATGGTTGCGGCCCTTCACGCCGTCGGCCTGGGTCCGTTCCTCGCCGGGCTTCCGGAGGGACTGGACACCCGTGTGGGCGGCGGAGGACACTTCCTGTCCGGCGGGCAGCGTCAGCGCCTTGCCGTGGCGCGCGCGCTGCTGACGGAAGCCGACGTCGTGCTCCTGGACGAGCCCACGGCCCACCTGGACGCGGAAGCGGGTGAGCAGCTGATGGCCGATTTGGCGGCGGGGCTGCGCGGCAAATCAGTGGTGGTAGTGACCCACAACCCTGCCGATGCCGCCTGGTGTCAGCGCCGAATTGTGCTGGGACAGCCGGTATGTGCCGCGTCACACTCCTAG
- a CDS encoding metal-dependent transcriptional regulator, translating to MGTNSLSAASEDYLKVIWTAQEWTDEPVTISALSAHVGNSPSSVSEAVKKLTAQGLLTHARYGSIALTEAGTREAVAMVRRHRLIETFLVEYLNYGWDEVHDEAEHLEHAVSDKMVNALDRRLGYPVRDPHGDPIPTRDGSFPPLAAVRLSSCEPGSVVTIARVSDNDPELLRYLAGLGLHLDVQVRVLSRQAYAGTLTVTVGGEQLELGLPAAQSIWVLRAPGTEPPGTAPEA from the coding sequence GTGGGTACCAATTCGCTTTCAGCCGCATCCGAGGACTATCTCAAGGTCATCTGGACCGCTCAGGAATGGACCGACGAACCGGTAACGATTTCCGCACTGTCGGCGCATGTGGGAAATTCGCCGTCGTCGGTCTCCGAAGCCGTGAAAAAGCTGACGGCCCAGGGATTGCTGACCCACGCACGCTACGGATCCATCGCCCTGACGGAGGCGGGAACCCGCGAAGCGGTTGCGATGGTGCGCCGGCACCGGCTGATCGAGACGTTCCTCGTGGAATACCTGAACTACGGCTGGGACGAGGTCCACGACGAAGCCGAGCATTTGGAACACGCGGTCTCCGACAAGATGGTGAATGCCCTGGACCGGAGGCTTGGTTACCCCGTCCGTGATCCACACGGAGATCCCATTCCAACGCGGGACGGCAGCTTTCCGCCGCTGGCCGCCGTCCGGCTCAGCAGCTGCGAGCCCGGGAGCGTGGTAACCATCGCCCGGGTTTCGGACAACGACCCGGAGCTGCTGCGGTATCTGGCCGGGCTGGGACTGCATTTGGACGTGCAGGTCCGCGTGCTCTCGCGCCAGGCCTACGCCGGAACCCTGACGGTGACAGTGGGCGGGGAACAGCTGGAACTGGGCCTTCCCGCTGCCCAGTCCATCTGGGTGCTGCGGGCACCCGGCACAGAGCCGCCCGGGACTGCCCCCGAGGCTTAG
- the cydB gene encoding cytochrome d ubiquinol oxidase subunit II, translating into MISLPTLWFIVLAFLWTGYLFLEGFDLGVGMLMKLMGRSEKDRRVMLNTIGPVWDGNEVWLITAGAMTFATFPLWYAALFSALYIPLVLVLLGLIFRAVSIEYRGKHNDDRWRSRWDWAMALGSFVSAFGVGAALALTTTGLPLNENGDRVGGAFAWFNGYAVLGGFAVVAFCLVHACAFLALKSRGDIEMRARRAVVRWLPLGVLPMAAWAIVVQQQNGKALTLIPLVIAVAAVVLAWAAARRGREGWSFIWIGLFLVAGVFTIFASLYPNVLPSTLNPEWSLTVNNASSSDYTLTVISWVSLFGLPLVVLYQGWTYWVFRKRITADSIPAAHSVTAQ; encoded by the coding sequence GTGATTTCGCTACCCACCCTTTGGTTCATTGTGCTGGCCTTCCTCTGGACCGGCTATCTCTTCCTGGAGGGCTTCGATCTCGGCGTCGGCATGCTCATGAAGCTGATGGGCCGCAGTGAGAAGGACCGCCGGGTCATGCTGAACACCATCGGACCTGTCTGGGACGGCAACGAGGTGTGGCTGATTACTGCCGGCGCCATGACGTTTGCCACCTTCCCGCTCTGGTACGCGGCGCTCTTCTCGGCGCTGTACATCCCGCTCGTGCTGGTCCTGCTGGGACTGATCTTCCGGGCGGTCTCCATCGAGTACCGCGGCAAGCACAACGACGACCGCTGGCGCAGCCGCTGGGACTGGGCCATGGCCCTGGGCTCCTTCGTCTCCGCCTTCGGTGTGGGCGCTGCCCTGGCACTGACCACCACCGGGCTGCCGCTGAATGAGAACGGCGACCGGGTGGGCGGAGCGTTCGCCTGGTTCAACGGCTATGCCGTCCTGGGCGGATTCGCCGTCGTTGCCTTCTGCCTGGTCCACGCCTGTGCCTTCCTGGCACTGAAGTCCCGCGGCGACATTGAAATGCGCGCCAGGCGCGCCGTCGTTCGCTGGCTGCCCCTGGGTGTTCTTCCGATGGCCGCCTGGGCGATTGTGGTGCAGCAGCAGAACGGCAAGGCGCTGACCCTGATTCCGCTGGTCATCGCGGTGGCGGCCGTGGTGCTCGCCTGGGCCGCGGCGCGGCGCGGCAGGGAAGGCTGGAGCTTCATCTGGATCGGCCTGTTCCTGGTGGCGGGCGTGTTCACGATCTTCGCCTCGCTCTACCCGAACGTGCTGCCCTCCACCCTGAACCCTGAGTGGAGCCTGACCGTGAACAACGCGTCCTCCTCCGATTACACGCTGACCGTTATCTCCTGGGTCTCCCTCTTCGGCCTGCCCCTGGTGGTGCTCTACCAGGGCTGGACCTACTGGGTCTTCCGCAAGCGCATCACCGCTGACTCCATCCCCGCTGCCCACTCGGTGACCGCTCAGTGA
- a CDS encoding BlaI/MecI/CopY family transcriptional regulator: protein MATLGELERATMDLLWESPEAATANELRELLAQANPAAGTGDGRGLAVTTILTVLSRLEKKGLVERERNIRPHRYRAITSKAEHTAELMHEVLGSVNDREAVLARFVGSVSATEAETLRRLLGGV from the coding sequence ATGGCTACCCTCGGTGAGTTGGAACGGGCAACAATGGACCTCCTCTGGGAGTCACCGGAGGCCGCCACGGCAAACGAACTGCGTGAACTGCTGGCTCAGGCCAACCCTGCCGCGGGCACCGGAGACGGCAGGGGCCTTGCGGTCACCACCATCCTCACGGTCCTCTCCCGGCTGGAAAAAAAGGGACTGGTGGAGCGTGAGCGCAACATCCGCCCGCACCGGTACCGCGCCATTACGTCCAAGGCCGAACATACAGCTGAGCTGATGCATGAAGTCCTTGGTTCAGTAAATGACCGCGAGGCCGTGCTGGCCCGCTTTGTCGGCTCCGTCTCGGCGACCGAGGCGGAAACCCTCCGCCGCCTGCTCGGCGGCGTCTGA
- a CDS encoding NAD(P)-dependent alcohol dehydrogenase — protein sequence MRKTTALTATAANQPLAVETIQRRDLRSNDVAIDVTFCGVCHSDLNEIHRPGNKPLVAGHEFVGTVTETGPDVTRFRLGDSVAVGNIVDSCGSCTMCTAGQENYCEQFPTLTYGGTDRIDGSTTQGGFAREYIATEKFVYPLPENLDPAGVAPLMCAGITVWEPLVRWNAGPGMTVGIVGLGGLGHLAVKFAHALGAHVVLFTTSREKASGAKQLGADEVVVSKDPAAMQAQSNRFDLILDTASAPHDLTPYLRALGLDGTLCALGALGSMEFDPLALLIGRKSIASAGSGGIAGTQAMLDFCSRHGITADVEVLPARDVNTALARLELNDVRFRFALDMKEL from the coding sequence ATGCGGAAAACCACGGCACTCACCGCTACTGCAGCCAACCAGCCCCTGGCAGTCGAGACCATTCAACGGCGGGACCTCCGCAGCAACGACGTCGCCATCGATGTGACCTTCTGCGGGGTCTGTCACTCCGACCTCAACGAGATACACCGCCCCGGAAACAAGCCACTGGTGGCAGGCCACGAATTCGTCGGCACTGTCACGGAAACAGGACCGGACGTTACCAGGTTCCGTCTTGGGGATTCAGTTGCAGTCGGCAATATCGTGGATTCATGCGGCAGTTGCACCATGTGCACCGCCGGCCAGGAGAACTACTGCGAGCAATTCCCCACTCTGACGTACGGCGGCACCGATCGGATTGACGGGTCCACAACCCAGGGCGGATTCGCTCGCGAATACATTGCCACTGAAAAGTTCGTCTATCCGCTCCCCGAAAACCTCGACCCCGCTGGAGTCGCCCCGCTCATGTGCGCCGGGATCACGGTATGGGAGCCCCTTGTCCGCTGGAACGCAGGACCAGGCATGACCGTAGGAATCGTTGGCCTCGGAGGCCTGGGGCACCTCGCCGTGAAGTTCGCCCACGCACTCGGCGCCCACGTCGTCCTGTTCACCACATCCCGGGAAAAAGCCTCCGGCGCCAAACAACTGGGGGCCGATGAGGTTGTCGTATCGAAAGATCCAGCCGCTATGCAGGCCCAGTCAAACCGCTTTGACCTCATTCTTGACACGGCCTCCGCTCCTCACGACCTCACCCCTTATCTTCGCGCCCTCGGCCTTGACGGAACGCTCTGCGCACTCGGCGCGCTCGGATCCATGGAGTTCGATCCATTGGCGTTGCTCATCGGCAGAAAGAGTATTGCCTCTGCCGGCAGCGGCGGGATCGCCGGGACACAGGCCATGCTCGATTTCTGCAGCCGCCATGGAATCACCGCAGATGTGGAAGTACTGCCGGCACGGGACGTCAACACTGCCCTCGCCAGACTCGAACTCAATGACGTCCGGTTCCGCTTCGCCTTGGATATGAAGGAATTGTGA
- a CDS encoding M56 family metallopeptidase: MFWASYLLAALALVLAWPVPIALSRAKWPARSPFTAMVLWQAIALAGGLSMIGAMLTWGLEPLGNNLIDALRSLWGILVHREPATTLGLVHVFALSAAVLLSAHLIFTLLLTYYRIRRGRRRHRDMLSLLSSPSDTRPATLVINHPVPVAYCLPGGARSVTVLSDGLLEMLSDDELSAVLIHEKAHLAQHHHLLLWAFAAWRAALPWLPTSQLAQQSVNELIEMLADDEALRTVQPGTLIRAVAIVGTGGAAPAENLAVAEIRGTPLLGSPDEPEKIGTVHRLSRLLTPLPPLPAWQRAAVLILSGLLLAVPTTLLVAPGIV, encoded by the coding sequence ATGTTTTGGGCCTCGTATCTGTTGGCCGCGCTTGCCCTCGTGCTGGCGTGGCCTGTTCCTATTGCCCTTTCGCGCGCCAAATGGCCGGCCCGGTCCCCGTTCACTGCGATGGTGCTGTGGCAGGCCATCGCTCTGGCCGGCGGCCTGTCGATGATCGGCGCCATGCTGACCTGGGGCCTTGAGCCCCTTGGCAACAACCTGATTGATGCGCTGCGCAGCCTCTGGGGCATCCTGGTGCACCGCGAGCCAGCCACCACGCTGGGCCTGGTGCATGTCTTTGCGCTCAGTGCCGCAGTGTTGCTCAGTGCCCACCTGATCTTCACCCTCCTGCTGACCTATTACCGGATCCGCCGCGGCCGGCGCAGGCACCGGGACATGCTGTCCCTGCTGAGTTCCCCTTCAGACACCCGTCCGGCCACCCTGGTCATCAACCACCCCGTACCGGTGGCGTACTGCCTTCCGGGGGGCGCACGGTCGGTCACTGTCCTTTCGGACGGGCTTCTCGAGATGCTCTCGGATGATGAGCTCTCCGCCGTCCTTATCCACGAGAAGGCCCATCTCGCCCAGCACCACCATTTGCTGCTGTGGGCGTTTGCCGCCTGGCGCGCCGCCCTGCCGTGGCTGCCCACCTCCCAGTTGGCCCAACAGTCCGTCAACGAGCTCATCGAGATGCTGGCTGATGACGAAGCATTGCGCACGGTGCAGCCGGGGACATTGATTCGGGCCGTGGCGATTGTGGGAACCGGCGGCGCGGCGCCTGCGGAAAACCTGGCCGTTGCCGAGATTCGGGGCACGCCGCTGCTGGGCAGCCCCGACGAGCCGGAGAAAATCGGCACGGTTCACCGGCTGAGCAGGTTGCTGACGCCCCTGCCGCCGCTGCCGGCCTGGCAGCGGGCCGCGGTGCTCATTCTGTCCGGCCTGCTGCTTGCCGTTCCCACCACGCTGCTGGTGGCGCCGGGCATCGTCTAG
- a CDS encoding cytochrome ubiquinol oxidase subunit I, whose product MEALDIARWQFGITTVYHFLMVPLTIGLGLVVATLQTMWVRTGKDEYLRMTKFWGKLFLINFIMGIATGLVQEFQFGMAWSEYSRFVGDVFGAPLALESLLAFFTESVFLGLWIFGWGRLSKKLHLACLWIAVLASVLSAYFILAANSWMQHPVGVEMVDGRPVLNDIWAVLTNNTLLVAFPHQITAALSVAGGFLLGIAWYHLWKRRRDGIDTVNEDGTVNIGERPETGRDKADHSVWIKSLRIGAVVAMVSFAGTAITGDLQGKLMFDQQPMKMAAAEAACHDGTSFSILSVGDVGAKNCDDVKAVIEVPGLLSFLANNNFDTEVKGVNTLIPEYQEAYGTHIPDDPKYGAQAGTEIDYLPVMSVTYWGFRIMIGFGGIAAAAAAFALWITRKGTVPQSKWLMRLAVFGILAPFGANSAGWIFTEMGRQPFVVAPNPSFTGIDQVFMFTAAAVSPGVSRAEMIFSLACFALVYLALLVVEVRLLFKFTRGGVPSAMPELLSSSGHDGGSSGGMDSAGGDDGSGSDGSDTGGSGGTGAKTKQPDDVLGFAY is encoded by the coding sequence GTGGAAGCACTCGATATTGCCCGTTGGCAGTTCGGCATCACCACCGTCTACCACTTCCTCATGGTGCCGCTGACGATCGGCCTGGGGCTGGTAGTGGCAACCCTGCAGACCATGTGGGTCCGCACGGGCAAAGACGAATACCTGCGCATGACCAAGTTCTGGGGAAAGCTCTTCCTCATCAACTTCATCATGGGCATAGCAACCGGTCTGGTTCAGGAATTCCAGTTCGGCATGGCTTGGAGTGAGTACAGCCGCTTCGTGGGCGACGTGTTCGGCGCCCCGCTGGCGCTGGAATCTCTGCTGGCCTTCTTCACCGAGTCCGTGTTCCTGGGACTGTGGATCTTCGGCTGGGGAAGATTGTCCAAAAAGCTGCACCTGGCCTGCCTGTGGATTGCAGTGCTGGCTTCGGTTCTGTCCGCCTACTTCATCCTGGCTGCGAACTCCTGGATGCAGCACCCCGTCGGTGTGGAAATGGTGGACGGCCGCCCCGTGCTCAATGACATCTGGGCCGTCCTGACCAACAACACCCTGCTGGTGGCCTTCCCGCACCAGATCACTGCCGCTCTCTCGGTGGCCGGCGGATTCCTGCTCGGCATTGCCTGGTACCACTTGTGGAAGCGGCGCCGCGACGGCATTGACACCGTCAACGAGGACGGCACCGTGAACATCGGTGAGCGGCCGGAAACCGGCCGCGACAAGGCAGATCACAGCGTCTGGATCAAGTCGCTGCGCATCGGGGCAGTGGTGGCCATGGTGTCCTTCGCAGGCACCGCGATTACCGGCGACCTGCAGGGCAAGCTCATGTTCGACCAGCAGCCCATGAAAATGGCAGCGGCCGAGGCCGCCTGCCACGACGGAACGTCCTTCTCGATCCTCTCGGTCGGCGACGTAGGCGCCAAGAACTGCGACGATGTCAAGGCCGTGATCGAAGTTCCCGGCCTGCTGTCCTTCCTGGCCAACAACAACTTCGACACTGAGGTCAAGGGCGTCAACACCCTGATCCCGGAGTATCAGGAGGCCTACGGCACGCACATCCCGGATGATCCCAAGTACGGTGCGCAGGCCGGCACCGAGATTGACTACCTGCCGGTCATGTCCGTCACCTACTGGGGCTTCCGCATCATGATCGGGTTCGGCGGCATTGCGGCCGCTGCGGCTGCTTTCGCTCTGTGGATCACCCGCAAGGGCACGGTCCCGCAGTCCAAGTGGCTGATGCGCCTGGCCGTGTTCGGCATCCTGGCCCCCTTTGGCGCCAACAGCGCAGGCTGGATCTTCACCGAGATGGGACGCCAGCCCTTTGTGGTCGCACCCAACCCGAGCTTCACCGGCATCGACCAGGTGTTTATGTTCACCGCGGCGGCGGTCTCACCCGGTGTCTCCAGGGCCGAGATGATCTTCTCCCTGGCCTGCTTCGCGCTGGTCTACCTGGCGCTGCTGGTGGTGGAAGTGCGGCTGCTGTTCAAGTTCACCCGCGGCGGCGTTCCGTCCGCCATGCCGGAGCTGCTCAGCAGCAGCGGGCACGACGGCGGTTCCTCCGGCGGCATGGATTCCGCCGGCGGTGACGACGGCAGCGGCAGCGACGGCAGCGACACCGGCGGCTCCGGCGGAACCGGAGCCAAGACCAAGCAGCCCGATGACGTCCTCGGCTTTGCCTACTAA
- a CDS encoding GNAT family N-acetyltransferase has translation MSISTPPEIPGPVTGLRWRAITAEDVDAWLELVRRIAAADKPGYVQQRADLEHVLAASADNPARDTLLGLDRNGVPRAYGYLVRTEGSDKIHGAGGVDPQWRRRGVGTALLRWQQQRARERLLETGHEKGLLRFMAEEDNASHVALFHAANASVVRYFTEMSRPLDADIPDTKLPDGLEYVTFNEDISEALRVAHNEVFQDHWGSEERDPERWQHNVEHPHFRADWTFVVMDTAAGEIAGYNIASFDPEGEKLNGYSEGYTELLGVRRSYRGLGLAPAMLGEAMRRYKASGMERAGLGVDTENPSGALGLYESLGYTPTFREVFFDLHVLP, from the coding sequence ATGAGCATTTCAACACCTCCGGAAATCCCCGGCCCCGTTACGGGCCTGCGCTGGCGTGCCATCACGGCCGAAGACGTTGATGCCTGGCTGGAGCTGGTCCGGCGCATCGCTGCAGCGGACAAGCCGGGATATGTCCAACAGCGTGCGGACCTCGAACACGTTTTGGCGGCCAGTGCGGACAACCCGGCCCGGGACACCCTGCTGGGACTTGACCGCAACGGCGTCCCGCGGGCTTACGGATACCTGGTCCGGACCGAAGGGTCGGACAAAATCCACGGTGCCGGGGGAGTGGACCCGCAGTGGCGCAGGCGCGGCGTCGGCACTGCCCTGCTGCGCTGGCAGCAGCAGCGTGCCCGTGAACGGCTCCTGGAAACCGGACATGAAAAGGGTCTGCTGCGTTTTATGGCAGAGGAGGACAACGCCTCGCATGTAGCTCTGTTCCATGCCGCCAATGCGTCAGTGGTGCGCTACTTTACGGAGATGAGCCGACCGCTCGACGCGGATATCCCGGACACCAAGCTGCCGGACGGCCTGGAATATGTGACCTTCAACGAGGATATTTCCGAAGCACTGCGCGTTGCGCACAATGAAGTGTTCCAGGATCACTGGGGCAGTGAGGAGCGGGATCCCGAGCGCTGGCAGCACAACGTGGAACACCCGCATTTCCGTGCGGACTGGACCTTTGTGGTCATGGATACTGCCGCCGGGGAAATTGCCGGCTACAACATCGCCTCCTTTGATCCGGAGGGCGAAAAGCTCAACGGCTACAGCGAGGGCTACACCGAGCTGCTGGGTGTGCGCCGCAGCTACCGGGGCCTGGGACTGGCGCCGGCCATGCTGGGCGAAGCGATGCGCCGGTACAAGGCGTCGGGCATGGAGCGTGCCGGCCTGGGCGTGGACACGGAAAATCCGTCCGGTGCCCTGGGGCTTTACGAAAGCCTGGGCTATACGCCCACCTTCCGCGAGGTGTTCTTTGACCTGCACGTGCTTCCCTAG